A genomic stretch from Bos javanicus breed banteng chromosome 3, ARS-OSU_banteng_1.0, whole genome shotgun sequence includes:
- the INKA2 gene encoding PAK4-inhibitor INKA2 → MDCYLRRLKQELMSMKEVGDGLQDQMNCMMGALQELKLLQVQTALEQLEISGGGPAPGSPESPRTQLEPPQWEGSRGPVRPGACSPSNQASLGSTSSGKFPSHRSVCGRELATPPRTPLPEPQPSAQQGPELAEPDDWTSTLMSRGRNRQPLVLGDNVFADLVGNWLDLPELEKGGEKGETGEAGEPKGGRGQPRELGRRFALTANIFRKFLRSVRPDRDRLLKEKPGWVTPTASEPRAGRSQKVKKRSHSKGSGHCPFPGASEPRRGENTSTGCPKALESSPSGFDINTAVWV, encoded by the coding sequence ATGTCCATGAAGGAAGTGGGTGATGGCTTGCAGGATCAGATGAACTGTATGATGGGGGCGCTGCAAGAACTGAAGCTCCTGCAGGTACAGACGGCCCTGGAGCAGCTGGAGATCTCTGGAGGGGGTCCTGCCCCAGGTTCTCCCGAAAGCCCCCGGACACAGCTCGAGCCCCCTCAGTGGGAGGGCAGCAGAGGTCCTGTCAGACCTGGGGCCTGCTCCCCCTCCAACCAAGCTTCTCTTGGCAGCACCAGCAGCGGCAAGTTTCCATCGCATAGGAGTGTGTGTGGGAGGGAGCTGGCCACCCCGCCCAGGACACCGCTGCCAGAGCCCCAGCCCTCTGCCCAGCAGGGGCCAGAGCTGGCAGAACCTGATGACTGGACCTCCACGTTGATGTCCCGGGGCCGGAATCGACAGCCTCTGGTGTTAGGCGACAACGTTTTTGCGGACTTGGTGGGCAACTGGCTGGACTTGCCAGAACTGGAGAAGGGTGGCGAGAAGGGTGAGACAGGGGAGGCGGGAGAGCCCAAAGGAGGGAGGGGCCAGCCTCgggagctgggccgcaggttcgCCCTGACAGCAAACATCTTCAGGAAGTTCTTACGTAGCGTGAGGCCTGACCGCGACCGGCTGCTGAAGGAGAAACCAGGCTGGGTGACACCCACGGCCTCTGAGCCCCGAGCTGGACGCTCCCAGAAGGTCAAGAAGCGGAGCCACTCCAAGGGCTCTGGACATTGCCCCTTCCCAGGTGCCTCGGAGCCCAGAAGAGGAGAGAATACTTCCACCGGCTGCCCCAAGGCCCTGGAATCCTCGCCCTCTGGCTTTGATATTAACACAGCTGTTTGGGTCTGA